From the Sanguibacter sp. HDW7 genome, the window CGCGTGAGCGTCGTGGGCGACGTCCGCCTCACCGCGCACGCCGCGTTCGGCGGGATCGCCGCCGGGACCACGACGACGCGCCGTGACGTGAGGCTCGCGACCGCCGCCAAGGCGACCCGGACCGCCGCCAAGGGGCGCGTCACCGTCCGCGCGACGGGTCTCGCCATGACGGCGGCAGGAGCCCGCGCGTTCGGCGACCTCTACGCGGTCGGCACTCCCATGGACGACCTCACCGTGACGTTCACGTCGAAGGCGCGTGCGACGCAGAAGGTCGCGTCGAAGGTCGCGAGCTCGAGCCGCGCCAAGGTCGCCGTCCGCGTGACGTCGACCGGGCTCGTCGCGTCGGGCAAGGTCACTGTCACCGCGACGCGCGGGAGCGCCAAGGTCACCCGCACGGCCGTGCTGCGGTCGGGACGGGCGACCGTGACGCTGCCGCATCTTGCGAAGGGGACGTGGAAGATCCGCACGACGTACGGGGGCTCGGCCACGGTGACGTCCGCACGCACGACGCTCGCCACGCTCAAGGTCCTCTGAGCCAGGACGGCACGTGCGCCACACTGGTCCGGTGCGCCCCGATCCTCGTCTTCTCGCCGTCGTCGCGCTCGGCGGCACCGTCGGCACGGCGCTGCGCTACGGGCT encodes:
- a CDS encoding HtaA domain-containing protein, with amino-acid sequence MRTTRPAVRRRLVAAFVAAGLGLGGLASGAAPAVAAKDSATTTGTLSWGVKSSLRSYVARQLAVKPAAQKAVGSRIVLAGGTTFAGASTEAVDSVRESRAYRFPTRAVSGASAATFRVASAGTVTYHQGDHFTLRVSGVEVRSERGRVSVVGDVRLTAHAAFGGIAAGTTTTRRDVRLATAAKATRTAAKGRVTVRATGLAMTAAGARAFGDLYAVGTPMDDLTVTFTSKARATQKVASKVASSSRAKVAVRVTSTGLVASGKVTVTATRGSAKVTRTAVLRSGRATVTLPHLAKGTWKIRTTYGGSATVTSARTTLATLKVL